The window GCAGCACGACATGGCACCGCATGGTAACGCGCACCGTGCGCCGTCCGTAGATCCCGCCAAGCACGCTGACCCTGCCGTCCATGGCCGTGCGGCTCGTGAGCCGCACCTCGCCGCGGCCGAACAGCACCTCCCCCACCACGGCCGGTGCGACCCTGTCGACGAACACGTCCATGCCGCCGCGGACCCGGCTGGCGCCCCGCGCCGACGCCTCCCCGGGCGGCGCGCTCCCGAGGCCCACGCGGCCCGGCACGCCGTCGAGGAAAATCTCCGTCGTGCTGGCGCCGAACCACATGGACGCGTAGTTGGGGTTCCGGATCATGATCCACGCGGCCAGCGTGGCGTTGATCCGCAGCGGCGGGCGGCCGTCGGGCACGGCGGCGAACCCCACGTGGAAGCGATCCACGGTGACGGAGTCCATGGTCAGGTCGGGGTCCCGAACCCTCAGCACGGTGAGCGACAGGACCAGGATCACGACGGCGGCCAACGCGGCGACCGCGGCCAGACCGCAGCACGCGCACCGCAGAAGCCGGGTCCGGTGGGCAGGAGCAGGACTCGCCGCATCGCCGGCATGCCCGTCCTCGGCGTCGGTGTGGACGACGGCCTTGGACTTGGCCTTGACCTTGGCGCCGTCATAGAGGACGGCGGGCTCGGAAGAAACTTTCTTGCTGGGTTTCGTGGGTGTGGCGACCTCCATGGGTAGTGGCGTGTGTGGCGTGGCATGGCACCGGGCCACTGGCGAAGTGGGAATAGCCGCCGGGCTCGAACGGCGGGGCGGTTGGACGCTGGGGGATTTATGGCGGGTAGCCGTCGCAGGCGGCTGGTGCAATTGATCTGGTGGTTGGAGGTCGCACTCGGGACGCCCCATTTTCGTATGGCCAGCTTGAATTCGGTCAATGAGTGCGGTGGACACCGCTAACCGCTCGCGTCGCTGCAGTCGACGTCGGGTTGACATGGACACGACCAGTAGTCCAGTACAGTACGTTCATTCGTGTCGAGCTGCCACCATTTCGGACCGAGCTGCTTTGCGCTCCCTGAGGGGGCCAACCAAACTGAGAGCATCCTCGGCCTTTCTTAtcgcatgtacttcaaattttgGACCAAGCTGCTTTTTGCTCCCTTGGATTTTTTTTTATTCGGACTGACGCGCCCAGACTGACGTACAGCTCTCACCTTCAAGCAGCCTCTGTAGTAGGCCGGCCCACAACTGATCTTTCCATTCGATTTTTCTTCTTTCATTCATATGTTCTTTTTTACTGTTCAACTTTTAAAATTTTaaatttatttatatttccaAATATTCTAAATATAAAATTAAGGATTAATTTACTTCAAATTTTAATAACGCTCGTTGCGCATTACAAAAAAGTTCAAGCGGTGTAAAAAATGTTTGCTCTCGGAAATCTTAGAAATTTATGTATAATTAAAAAATATGTTTATGAAATTTAAAATATGAAAAAAATGTTTATAAAGTGTCTTCATGACatttaaaataataaaaattgTGAAAATTTGTTCTAGTAGGTTGTAAAAAGTATTCCTGTCACTCAAAAACATTATTCATCACATTCCAAATATTCATGCATTTCAAATATATGTTAATACCATTATTAGAAAAATTATACAATGTAAAAGATGCTCACATAATTCAACAGAAATGTTTCCATCCATTAAAAGAACTGTTTGTGACATTTAAGAAAAATTCTGACACCTAAAAAATGTTTGCACATTTTTAAGAACTACTCATGAAGTTTATGAAAAATATTAAATTGATGTCCAAATATTTTCAACATATATTTGAAAAATAACCAATGTGCACTTAAAAATTTCAATGTGTAACtgaaaaatgttcaacatgtattTTAAAATGGACGGGGCGACGCACGCGGTGGCCCGTCATGGGCCAGGTTTTCAGTTGCGGTCGTTTCGCTTGCGCAATTTTTTTTAATTGTTTCTTCTCAGGTGCAAATGAGCCGGCCCATCCCGGACACCCCTCTGCGGGCGCCTGGCGCGGCTTTACCTCGCTTGTAGCGAGATAGACGTAAGCCTCGCCTAGGCGAGGCACGACATGAGCCAAACCTGTCGCGCGGGAGCCCCAGCCTTTTTTATTCTTCACAAATTTGTATTTGTTTTTTGCTTCCTTTTTTTACTTCTGTTAATATTCCCAATTATTCCAAATAATTATATTACTAAAAAAATTTACATAAAAACATTTGTAAAAAAAtaaccaagcatttgaaaaaagttAGATGAGTATATAGAAAATATTTCTCATGTAAACAAAAAAATGTACACAGAAGAATACAAGTGTGTATGAAAAACGTTGATCATGTATTTAAATATTGTTAATCAACCATTTGCAAAAACATTAATCGTGTATTCAAAATATATTAATCaatcatttgaaaaatgttaaatgtgtttAAAAACATGTTGACCATGCATTCGAGAAATATTAATcttatatttgaaaaaaaaattaatcaagcatttgaaaaagtTTAAATACTTATAGAAAACATGCTTACCATGTATTTCAGAAAGCTTAATCTTGTATTCGAAAAATGTTAGCCAAGCATTTGAACATGTTAACtgtgtataaaaaaatgttgatcatgtattaaaaaaattaaTCTTGTATTTTAAAAATGTAATCAGTCATTTATAAAATGTTAAAAATAATTAtgaaaaaaatgttgatcatgtattcaAAATATGTTAATCTTGTATTAAAAAATATTAAATGTATACTATTAAAATATATTAGGTATATACCAaaaaaatatacaatgtgtatgaaaaacaTGAGGCATAAAAAtgtaattttttaaaaaaataaacatgtattcaaaaaatgttaaacCTGTATAAAACATTGTTTTCaatgtatatgaaaaatgattaATGTGTACTGAAAAAGAGTTAACATGTGTCGAAGAAAAAATAAAACCGTTAAAAAtctaaaaaaagaaacaaaaaggaaaattCGAAGAAAATAAAAGAGTCAAAGAAAACCAAAGTATAATGAAAAACGAAAGAAAACCATTTAAGAACAAATGAAAATCAAACTTATAACAATGAAAAAAAAGAACTGAtgaagaaaaaccaaaaaaagaaacaaagaaatcaaaggaaaaaaagaaacgaaaaaacCTAGTAAAAACGCAAAAGGAATTGGAGAAAGGCAGTGAAAACAAGAAAACTTCTTGGAGGAACTTATGCATTAGGTCATTCATCTAGCAAAGTAAACATTTGCATCTGCCTTGAAATCAAGATTGCAACGTGAACTTAAGTGAAGACTAATGTTGACGCAACAACCAAAAAAATATGACGCAAAATGTGCTATTGCGGTCGTGGTAAAAAACAAAGACGACGAGTTCATTGTTGCTTTGTTGATCACTTTTGAGGGAATCATGGATCCCGAGAGAATCATGGATCCCGAGATACTTCAGGCGCTCGCATGCAGGGAGGCTCTATCCATATCCGATGACCTTTTGCTACGCATTTTGTTCTTTGCTTCAAATTTTTTGCGAGTGATCAAGTCGGTGGAAGATTGCATGGGAGGAGCTTATGCGCAAATTATTCAGGAGATTTATCCCACCAGTGCATCTTTCGAGTCGGTGTCCTTTGTTCGTGAAAAAAGTGTATTGAATATGGAAGCTCATCGATTAACTTGTAGTGTTGTTATTGATGATTGTGTATGCTGGTTGTAACTGACAGGTCAACCTATAAGTGTTTGTATCCCAGCTTCTATTAACTTCTAAATAAAGGGATACAAATTCTTTTAAAAATGTAATTTAATTCTAAAATATCAAAATTTACGAGGATACAAATTATGTACATATCCATCATGGTATAGTCCTCTCAAGAAAAAAATCTATCATGGCATAGAATTTTAGATCCAAATTATTGGCATACATATTCAGAGGCAGAGACAGTATAGGAAAATTACGATGTCTTTTGGGGCAAACTAACACCATGTTTTATTCATTCATCTAGCAAAGTACACATTACGGGCAAAAATGTCCTAGATAAAAAGACAACTACTTGGTCAACGTCGAACTCTACGTGGAAACCACTAATAAGACTGAAGTCTCCTCTGCAAAAACATATTTAAACAAACGTAAGTACAAAGATACTCAGCAaaacttacatcagaactatctagtTATGCATCAAGTATCACAGAAGGGGATCGTGGGATTTTATTGCAGAATGCCAACATTGACTCTTGGCTATCTCGTACTACCATGGTGATCAACCATGGCGCCCTTTTCATGGTGACCTTCAAGTTGTAGACATTCAACGAAGACCCGATATGTTGTCTAGGAAGCACACCATAGGTGCTCAACAAAAGTGCATGCCAGAaagagggtgtgtgtgtgtgcgcgcgccgTAAAGTCAAACGATGTGAGTTTTTTTTGTACTAGTTCAAAACTGACAATAAACCACACCGGTCTAATTGAGTATGAAGGCACATTTAGAGCAACTATAGCTGTTAGAGTACGTAACGGGTCTAATGGGTCTGGGCTGGCGGTATAGCCCATTAGTCTTAGGGTTAATTAGAGATAAGGGCCGCTTGCTTGGGAGTCAATTAAACCACTCTATATAaagagaggagatgtatcaatctaatcaagcaagaattaAGAAGGAAATCCCTTCCCTCTTGCCCAGCCGTG is drawn from Aegilops tauschii subsp. strangulata cultivar AL8/78 chromosome 1, Aet v6.0, whole genome shotgun sequence and contains these coding sequences:
- the LOC109736420 gene encoding uncharacterized protein, which produces MEVATPTKPSKKVSSEPAVLYDGAKVKAKSKAVVHTDAEDGHAGDAASPAPAHRTRLLRCACCGLAAVAALAAVVILVLSLTVLRVRDPDLTMDSVTVDRFHVGFAAVPDGRPPLRINATLAAWIMIRNPNYASMWFGASTTEIFLDGVPGRVGLGSAPPGEASARGASRVRGGMDVFVDRVAPAVVGEVLFGRGEVRLTSRTAMDGRVSVLGGIYGRRTVRVTMRCHVVLHVSAVVVVAGSPSCVAEFGR